Genomic DNA from Corynebacterium kroppenstedtii:
GAATCCCGTTTGACGCACGCAATGGTCTTCACCGGAGTTGATTTCGACAGTGATTCCGATACCCCCCGTCGGTGGCGCGTTGAGAACTCATGGGGAACTCACCACCACAAGGAGCATAAGGAAATCGCTGGTAAAGGCTACGGGACAATGGCTGATTCCTGGTTCAATGACAGCGTATTCCATATCGTGGTTCATAGGGACGAGCTGCCTGACCAGCTTCGCGCCCAGCTCGACGACGAACCCACTGTCCTTCCCCTGTGGGATTCAATGGTCTAAACCCCTGCCGTCTAATCCACTGCACACCACGCAGGACTCCCGCACCAACCATCAACCATGACAAGGACACCTATGACTTCCTCTCACAACCACACCTCCGATACCGAAAACTCAGGCCACAGCACGCCGGCACCACAATATTCCTCGCGCAATACCGGCGTTCTGGCTCCTCAAGCTGTCGCGAGTCTTTCTGAGGCAGTGAACTCCGACCTATCAGCCCGGATCGCCATTAACGCGGTGACCACGACCGACGTCGATAAAGTCGCTCTCAACCGCCAGCGGGTAATATCCCTCGACCATTCCGTTTCGCATAAAACGGACACGTGGGCCGTCGCTAATCAAAAGAAATCTGGCAGGTGCTGGATTTTCTCAGGACTTAATTCCATGCGTGGCAATGTTATGTCAGAAACTGGAATTAAAGACTTCGAGCTCTCCCAAAACTATGTTTCTTTCTATGACAAGCTAGAGAAGGCCAATTATTTTCTCACCGCGATGCGCGAATTAGCCGATCGCCCTATCGAGGATCGGACTATCCAGCATCTTTTACAGGCCCCCATTGACGACGGTGGCCAATGGAATATGTTTGTCGCGTTAATCAACAAATATGGCGTCGTACCACAGTACGCTATGCCGGAAACGCAATCGAGCTCTAATACGCGGCATATGAACCGCGACTTAGCGTCAGTTCTGCGTGCAGGGGCGACGCACATCCGCAATGCTGTCACAGTGGACAAAGAGAACAATGCCGATAGTGACGCGGTCAAGGCCGTTCATGACGACACCATGACCAGTGTTTATCGCATTCTCACCATCCACCTCGGTGTGCCACCGGAGAAATTTGTGTGGCAATACCGCACAAAGGATAACGATTTTGTGCGGAAAGGCACGATAACGCCACAGGAGTTCGCCGCAACCTACCTTCCCCGCGATCTCGACGACTATGTCTGCGTCGTGAACGATCCGCGCTCGACCAGCCCCTACGGTGACACATTTACCGTCGAATACCTCGGCAATGTCGTCGGCGCAAAGCCGGTCACTTACCTGAATGCGCCCATCGAGGTGCTGAAGAAAGCCGCCTTGGGTGCGCTAGTTGATGGCAACCCTGTATGGTTCGGGTGCGACACACTGGCACAATCAAACGCTGACCAGGGGTATTGGTCGCTCGACCTTTACAACTATGACACTCTCTACGGTGTGGACCTCTCCATGTCCAAGGAAGACCGGCTGCTGTCCGGCGATTCCATGATGACTCACGCCATGGTGTTTACCGGGGTTGACCTCGTCGACGATGCCGACGACTTCGATCCGACCACTGTCACCTCATCCGATGCCTTGCCAGAGACCGTTCGGCCCCGCAAGTGGCGCGTCGAAAATTCGTGGGGTCCGGATAAGGCCGATAAGGGCTTCTGGACGATGGACGATTCCTGGTTCTCCGAGAACGTGTACGAAATCGCGGTGCCGAAAGCGCGTCTGCCCAAGGAATACCAGGATGCATTGAGCAAGGAACCCCATGTCCTCCCTGCGTGGGATCCTATGGGCGCACTAGCTCGCGGATAATTGCCAAGGCTATTCTGAGTGTCATGCCTACGTGGAATGACATTCTTGCTGCCAACCCTGACCACTCCCATCGCTATGCGAAGCGGTGGGATGTTTTCGTTGCTCAAGGGAGGGATATCGACGGTGAGGCACGCCTCATTGACGCGTTGGCCCAGCGCGGCTCACGGATGCTCGACGCCGGCGCGGGCACTGGAAGAGTAGGAGCATACCTGCTCAAGAAAGGGCACTCCGTCACGGGCGTGGATGTCGACCCCTACTTGGTGTCGGTGGCACAGAACCGCCTGCCCGACGGCGAGTGGCATGTTGCAGATTTAGGCGACGACTCACCCGACCCCCAGGATTTTCCCGAGGGGCCATTCGACATTATTTATTCTGCCGGGAACGTGTTCCCATTCATCGCCCCTGACCACCGTGCAACAGCAGTCGCAAACCTATCGAGCCGACTTACCAACAACGGCCGCATGATCCTTGGCTTCGCCCTCGACCGGGGATACACTGCCCCACAATTCCTTGCCGACGCCCAGTCCGCCGGCCTAGCACCACAACATATGTTTTCATCGTGGAATGCTGATCCCTTCGACGAGAACAGCACCTTCCTTGTTGCCGTGCTGACGCGGGGGTGACTCGGCCTGATCGACGACGCTGATCTAAGGAATAAGCACCAACGATCCCGTTGTCTTCCGCGCCTGCAGCTGCTCATGAGCCTTGC
This window encodes:
- a CDS encoding class I SAM-dependent DNA methyltransferase, with product MPTWNDILAANPDHSHRYAKRWDVFVAQGRDIDGEARLIDALAQRGSRMLDAGAGTGRVGAYLLKKGHSVTGVDVDPYLVSVAQNRLPDGEWHVADLGDDSPDPQDFPEGPFDIIYSAGNVFPFIAPDHRATAVANLSSRLTNNGRMILGFALDRGYTAPQFLADAQSAGLAPQHMFSSWNADPFDENSTFLVAVLTRG
- a CDS encoding aminopeptidase C → MTSSHNHTSDTENSGHSTPAPQYSSRNTGVLAPQAVASLSEAVNSDLSARIAINAVTTTDVDKVALNRQRVISLDHSVSHKTDTWAVANQKKSGRCWIFSGLNSMRGNVMSETGIKDFELSQNYVSFYDKLEKANYFLTAMRELADRPIEDRTIQHLLQAPIDDGGQWNMFVALINKYGVVPQYAMPETQSSSNTRHMNRDLASVLRAGATHIRNAVTVDKENNADSDAVKAVHDDTMTSVYRILTIHLGVPPEKFVWQYRTKDNDFVRKGTITPQEFAATYLPRDLDDYVCVVNDPRSTSPYGDTFTVEYLGNVVGAKPVTYLNAPIEVLKKAALGALVDGNPVWFGCDTLAQSNADQGYWSLDLYNYDTLYGVDLSMSKEDRLLSGDSMMTHAMVFTGVDLVDDADDFDPTTVTSSDALPETVRPRKWRVENSWGPDKADKGFWTMDDSWFSENVYEIAVPKARLPKEYQDALSKEPHVLPAWDPMGALARG